In Vanessa atalanta chromosome 3, ilVanAtal1.2, whole genome shotgun sequence, one genomic interval encodes:
- the LOC125077290 gene encoding mRNA (2'-O-methyladenosine-N(6)-)-methyltransferase, with translation MNDVRDKVVAGSSSWETAPNLSDSSPEIQSSPGGSGDTPQTPGAPAPLAPHLAAELHPDLLQQGWRKYWSRRENRPYFWNKISGESMWELPAVKRDFDPITDPLGICHTGPPNAGNVTPSASKRRPSEDNGPPPKKFVLAGPWDIEVPTNVVIYERPPTICPHPHPEIEGFRFTLANKLRQCYQELCHTRESIDAPKDSFNRWLMERKVNDQGGSDPLLPSHCFPEISRSMYEEIMNDIPIKLTHPKFTGDARKQLSRYAEAAKKMIESRNASPESRKVVKWNAEDTFQWLRRTVGATYDDFQDRLAHLRRQCQPHLAETAKASVEGICLKIYHLSAEYARKIREKHSILLKENGIQELPAPLQQAALRKVWCYPVQFALPAPRSPLVEHFLDRDQALLRYLGDTQVLNATYLQKLEHLYRYSCFDDKKFEQFVSRVWCVLRRYAAWAGAAGAAGADAHLAQMSLPVPVLECLHRCFGVTFECFASPLDCYFRQYCSAFADTDCYFGSRGPFLELRPVAGSLVAHPPYCEELLEAALRHMERLLQDSAEPLSFVVVLPEWPDRHTHALHKLQASHFKRKQVVIPAFEHEYRHGFQHVLPKNEVYFRWGGGTVVVWLQNAAGFARWGPTDERVEALLDAWRPRAKLRSPPEHAPPPAADDQPDKR, from the exons ATGAATGATGTTCGTGATAAAGTTGTTGCTGGATCCTCATCGTGGGAGACTGCCCCAAATCTTAGTGATTCTTCTCCAGAAATCCAATCATCGCCCGGCGGAAGTGGTGACACACCACAAACACCTGGTGCACCGGCCCCCTTAGCTCCACATCTTGCTGCAGAATTGCATCCCGATCTTTTGCAACAGGGATGGCGCAAGTACTGGTCAAGGCGAGAAAATAGACCGTacttttggaataaaatatcGGGCGAATCGATGTGGGAATTACCAGCAGTTAAAAGGGATTTTGATCCAATAACAGATCCACTTGGCATATGCCATACAGGTCCACCTAATGCTGGTAATGTAACTCCTAGTGCGAGTAAGCGTCGTCCATCAGAAGACAATGGACCCCCACCTAAGAAATTTGTTCTTGCTGGACCTTGGGACATTGAGGTTCCTACTAATGTTGTTATATATGAACGGCCACCAACCATTTGTCCACATCCACATCCTGAAATAGAAGGTTTTCGATTCACTCTGGCAAACAAATTAAGGCAATGTTATCAAGAGTTGTGTCATACAAGAGAAAGTATAGATGCACCAAAGGATTCGTTTAATAGATGGTTAATGGAAAGAAAAGTAAACGATCAGGGTGGCTCTGATCCTCTGCTCCCAAGCCATTGCTTCCCTGAGATATCACGATCAATGTATGAGGAAATAATGAATGatataccaataaaattaaCTCATCCCAAGTTTACTGGTGATGCTAGAAAACAATTATCACGCTATGCAGAGGCAGCAAAGAAAATGATTGAATCAAGAAATGCATCACCTGAGAGTAGGAAGGTTGTTAAGTGGAATGCAGAAGACACATTTCAATGGTTACGACGTACAGTTGGGGCTACTTATGATGATTTTCAAGATCGATTAGCGCACTTAAGA AGACAGTGTCAGCCACATTTAGCTGAGACAGCTAAAGCATCAGTGGAGGGAATCTGCTTGAAGATCTACCATCTGTCGGCTGAATATGCTCGGAAGATAAGAGAGAAACATAGTATTTTGTTGAAAGAAAATGGAATACAG GAGCTACCGGCGCCGCTGCAGCAGGCGGCGCTGCGCAAGGTGTGGTGCTACCCTGTGCAGTTCGCGCTGCCCGCGCCGCGGTCGCCACTCGTGGAGCACTTCCTGGATCGCGACCAGGCGCTGCTGCGCTACCTCGGCGACACTCAAGTGCTCAACGCGACCTACTTGCAGAAGCTT GAGCACCTGTACCGCTACAGCTGCTTCGACGACAAGAAGTTCGAGCAGTTCGTGTCGCGCGTGTGGTGCGTGCTGCGGCGCTACGCGGCGtgggcgggcgcggcgggcgcggcgggcgcggacGCGCACCTGGCGCAGATGTCGCTGCCCGTGCCCGTGCTGGAGTGCCTGcaccgctgcttcggcgtcacctTCGAGTGCTTCGCCAGCCCGCTCGACTGCTACTTCCGGCAGTACTGCTCCGCATTCGCCGATACTGACTGCTATTTCGGATCGCGCGG ACCGTTTCTGGAACTGCGGCCGGTGGCGGGGTCGCTGGTGGCGCACCCGCCCTACTGCGAGGAGCTGCTGGAGGCGGCGCTGCGGCACATGGAGCGCCTGCTGCAGGACTCGGCCGAGCCGCTCAGCTTCGTTGTGGTGCTGCCCGAATGGCCCGACCGACACACGCATGCGCTGCACAAGCTGCAGGCCAGCCACTTCAAGCGGAAACAG GTGGTGATACCCGCATTTGAGCACGAATATCGACACGGCTTCCAACACGTTCTTCCCAA GAACGAAGTGTACTTCCGCTGGGGCGGCGGCACGGTGGTGGTGTGGCTGCAGAACGCGGCCGGCTTCGCGCGCTGGGGCCCGACGGACGAGCGCGTGGAGGCGCTGCTGGACGCGTGGCGCCCGCGCGCCAAGCTGCGCTCGCCGCCCGAGcacgcgccgccgcccgccgccgacGACCAGCCCGACAAGCGCTAG